The genomic region ACCAGTCAAGTGTATATTACATCAAAGGTCGGTTGCTACATTTCACTATAGTTGTTTTTCCTTGTTCCACAAAGCCTCGATCAGGCCAGAGGACAACTTTCCTACAAGGACCGGGGAAGGTGGTCATGGTCGCTATTTGCATGTAAGTTTTAATACTCTCGCCCTTGTTTGGTTTCGCTGTGAAGTCTTTCTGTTCTCAGTTACTTTGCTGAGTTGTAGCGCACACAGTGGGAGGTATTGGATTAGAGAAGAACCACGAGTCTGTTCCTAGCAGTATGTCAGTATGTCGGGTGAATATCAGAGTGTAACGTTTTGGAGACAGTAGGCCTACGTTCATTATAGCTTTTAttctaaaaaaagaagaaaaccccCGGCACTGGAGAGTTTTGACACTCAAAACAAATTCTCAAAGATGTGAAAATTGTATTGGAAACTGCATGGGCATGAGATCATGTGGCCTATTGGATTAGGATGATTGCATTACAGGACATGTGCAGTCACATGAACAGCAAAATGTGTCCTTCACGATCGAGTCGGtacatgtgttattaacccttaggttcattttgcgccggaattgtcctttaacaGCCACCTTATCACATAGATAACTGTTTTTCTGTCCAGCACCAACTTTTTATTAAATCTGTAGACCACCAAAGTCATAACTACTGTTAACCATTAAATTATAGTGTTGATGTTTTCAATGCCCTTTGAGTGCTTAATCTACTTATTTTTCCTTGTCCTCAGCAATGGGCTGAATTTCATCTTCAAGCTGCTGGCTTGGGTCTACACTGGATCAGCTAGCATGTTCTCAGAGGCCATCCACTCTCTGGCCGACACCTGCAACCAGGCACTGCTCGCCCTGGGTATCAGCCAATCTGTCCGCAACCCTGATGCTGGGCACCCGTAAGCACCACACCTTActgtactgttaaaaaaaaaaaagatgattatGAGAGGAACATGAGCTGTCGCCAAAGGAAAATAGGTCATTATAACAAGAGTAGAAGTATAGGTTGAagtttacacatttaaaattttaaGAAGTTATCCTTTTGCAAACAGCGTTTTTGCAGAGGGAAGGTATATAATTGTTGTTGATGGGTAAGAGAACCTATCCTGGTTTTGTTCAAATGATACACTCAACTGTAATAGAGGCCCTACGTCTTTTCCAGGTATGGCTTCTCCAACATGCGCTACATTGCCTCTCTCATCAGCGGAGTGGGCATTTTTATGATGGGAGCAGGCCTCTCCTGGTACCATGGCATCATGGGATTGCTGCACCCACAGCCCATTGAATCTTTGTTATGGGTGAGTGTCTAGGTGGACTTGTGTCTGTATGATATATGAGATATATAAGATATATCAAGGAAAATAATGACCCAACACGTCACTTCTCTGTGTTACAGGCTTACTGTATTCTGGCAGGCTCTCTGGTGTCTGAAGGAGgttgtttattaaaatgaagTTTTTTGATCATGACATTTGGACATAAAGTATAATTTTATACTGAAACATCTCTTTCTGTTTGCCTTTCTCAGCCACATTACTAGTAGCCATAAATGAGATAAAGAGGAGCGCCCATCTTCATGGAGTGTCTTTTTATGAATATGGTATGTACGGCGGAaatatttttcatattaattgatGATGCTTTGAATGCCATTTACATCTGGCATTACAATGACTCTATATTGATCAGGCAGCAATTTACTTTGCCCTGTTGTACGTACAAAATAACCAGCACAATAAAATTACAGTATAGACAACCAGGATGAGAACATTTATACATAGAGTGGCAACATATGGGAAGAAAATGGACCCAGGAGGATGTTATGCAGCTTCCAGGTGTCGCCAAACAGAACCCAAGCCACAGGACCTCTTCACCATCATGTTGCCTGGAAAGCAGACAACCACAAATGCACAGGACGCAAAACTGAAGCGCATCATTCACACAGATCGGAGAATGAAACAAgcacacagaggaagaggagagttTGAATCCCTGATGACGGAGATCCAGATCCAAATGCGTGAAGTGGGGCACTGAGAGCCAGGAGAGAGCAAGAAAGGGTGCCTGGACGACCAAGTACATCTGCCGTCAGTTTGAAATGAAGGAATCTTACCTCTGGAGTAAAAGAAAGCAGGTGTTTCCTGTCATTGTATGCAGACACTGTCTTTCAGTCCGAGTTGATTTGCATATTGGGAAGGAAAGACGTAAATCAGATCATTTATCAACCATAATTCCACCAAAGACATATAtctgacaacaaatgttgttgataataataatgttgataAATCCAGACTTGGTGCAATGTGGATACAAAGCTCTTGAAAATTTGGATGTAATTGTGGTCTCGCgttgtttttatgtgtgcagTTATGCAGAGTCGAGACCCCAGTACTAATGTAGTGCTGCTGGAGGATGCTGCGGCTGTATTAGGAGTCATCATGGCTGCTGGCTGCATGGGCCTCACCTCACTTACAGGTAACCAAAGAGACATTAATGGATTATTGGAGTCAGTCAGTTTCAATCTATTCTATTGCCCTTAGTCATGCATTTAATGAGTTCATGTTTTATTGCTTCTTTTAATCTTCTCAACCAGTACTATGATTTATTATTCTTCAATTGATAAAGTTCATATCAGGATAATCCTTCTCTCATGTTTTTGTACTTCAGTCTGCACTGTCAATGTTGGCAATGATCCATACTTCTAAAGTTTTACTGATTcccttttaatttcttttcctctgtccctctccacCTGCGCCACCCCAGGTAACCCCCTCTATGACAGTATGGGTTCGATCTGCGTGGGCACATTGCTGGGCGCCGTCTCAGCCTTCCTCATCTACACTAACACAGAGGCTCTCCTGGGTCGTTCCATACAGGCTGAACGTGTACAGAAGCTTACTGAGTTCCTGGAGAACGACCCTGCAGTAAGGTCAGCAAATGAGATGGCCCACTTTATGTGCACACACCTCCATGGCTATGAAACATGAACCAGGTCAGGAATCATTCATGTGTATCCAAATAATCCCAACTCAAGTCCACATGGTCTAACAGTGACTTTAAAGAGCTACTGATGTCGATGGGACAACATTCAAGTTCCACATGGTCTAACAGTGACTTTAAAGAGCTACTGATGTCGATGGGACAACATTCAAGTTCAAATCACATTAATTTACCTAATTTAACATGCATCTCGTCTCATAAGCAAGCTGTGAAAAGGGATCTACTTTAATTACTCTGTTACAACATGCACATACAAGTAACTTTAAGGAATTTAACCTTGTTAAACCTTAAACCTTGTGGTTTTTTAACcagtttcattctttcattctaAACTCCacttgatttatgaggactatggttaagtgctcctcaggtctctgcggggtaaatccagagCTAGGGTGACTATTTGTCGAATCTGAGTTTTCCGGTGCTtgattaaaacaacttttaaatgtgcCCGTCACCAAAACCAAGTTCCTTCCGGAGATTATTTTGCAGAGGAACATTTGCTCTGTCCGGTGCTTAGAGCTGcccaagaccattgtgattggtttaaaaaaaaaaaatgccagtaCACGAAACTACGTTTTTCTCCTATtcaggaatgttgtgtggaagTGCTAGACgttcctccgcagcactgtggtgATACTGTAGGTCTGGCAGTGCAAGACTACATTTTATGTCATACTCGTTAGAAACACACCGTTTAGCGAAAGTTCACTAAAGTATCCTGGAACATGTTTTGTTCTCTAACTAAGTTTTAAGTTTGATCCTTtttattcctgctttgttttcatCATGATCAGGGCCATCCACGATGTGAAGGCCACTGATCTGGGACTGAGCAAAGTGCGATTCAAGGCTGAAGTTGACTTTGATGGCCGAGTGGTGACACGGTCTTATCtggaaaaacaagacattgaCCAAATCCTcaatgcaagtttttttttttcactccctttgtttccttcttctttAATATTTTGTGATCACTAATTGTTATTACTATGGTGTTTAGTATGCAATAAGCATGTCTTTTGAACACTACATCTGTCGCTAACAACTGCTAAGAACACATAAATCACAGATCAATTCAAAACAAAGGTTTTTTCAGTCATTAAAGGATAATTCCAGTTTTTATGCTTTGTTTATGCCATTGTAGTGAACAAGTTGTGAAAGAGTGAACAAAATCTTGTCATTTTTCCTACTATAATTGCTGCATGTCagcccttctctctctgtcacaacctaaataaatcattcaatcaatatatattattattatatatagcactttatagcaaccagcaggtatccaaagtgcttgacatcagaaaccaagagtaaaacACTTATCTTACAATAGAAAGAGtcaacatagaaaacagtaaaatcagaaaaagttacaaagaaACATAAGAATTACATTgccacaccactgctacgtGTTATGAGCCAGACTAAACATACGTTTTGAGTTTGGAGCTAAAAAGAGCGACATCTGTAATAGTGCGAATATCAGAGGGGAACTTCTTCCAGAGTCttggggcagcaactgcaaaagtcTGATCTCCCCACcatttatacctggaccttgggacttctaaaactcgctgatttgaagaccggTTGTGCTCCCTtagttaaaatttcagacacATACTCTGGGTCCAGACcatttaaagccttaaaaacaaacaataaaatctattctaaaacacACCAGGAGCCAATGCAGGGTGTAGAGAAATAGAgaataaaatgtctaaaaggaaaaaacacacaacagccCCTTACACTGCAGCTTACACAGTCACTTTTAATAACAACAACTGATTATTATTGGGACATTTTGGTTTAAACAAAAAGCCACTTCAGTGATGTTCTGTTTACTTTGCTAAATGTTGGTTCCTTGCTGCATTCATCACATTGGAAGAAGCATTCATTAAAAACTGTTATGGTTTTGTCCatagtatacagtataataattatttaaaatgaatcatAAATGACCCACAGCAGATGTAAGGATCTACAACATACAGTAACGCAGGCCACAATAGCTACTCGCTAGGTTATCTAAAGAGCAGACCTTTGGATAT from Etheostoma spectabile isolate EspeVRDwgs_2016 chromosome 10, UIUC_Espe_1.0, whole genome shotgun sequence harbors:
- the slc30a9 gene encoding proton-coupled zinc antiporter SLC30A9, mitochondrial isoform X1 codes for the protein MFPSLAHRPWHIFCRLSFQHRAPLSQRSPRIPQLYYGLKRGGIHNVCFSLPDCRVASLGLGKVQYYSTSGNSKDGPPKSASGDAPTAEKVLSAAAKATPAPENVSGATPQGLTKAETIQVKVRAVLKKREYGTKYTQNNFITAVRAMNEFCLKPSDLEKLRKIRRRSPHDDTEAFTVFLRSDVEAKALEVWGSHEALARERNLRKEVEREFEESIFRNQQLLKEYKDFWGNTKPRSGQRTTFLQGPGKVVMVAICINGLNFIFKLLAWVYTGSASMFSEAIHSLADTCNQALLALGISQSVRNPDAGHPYGFSNMRYIASLISGVGIFMMGAGLSWYHGIMGLLHPQPIESLLWAYCILAGSLVSEGATLLVAINEIKRSAHLHGVSFYEYVMQSRDPSTNVVLLEDAAAVLGVIMAAGCMGLTSLTGNPLYDSMGSICVGTLLGAVSAFLIYTNTEALLGRSIQAERVQKLTEFLENDPAVRAIHDVKATDLGLSKVRFKAEVDFDGRVVTRSYLEKQDIDQILNEIQQVKTPEELENFMLKHGENIIDTLGAEVDRLEKELKQRNPEVRHVDLEIL
- the slc30a9 gene encoding proton-coupled zinc antiporter SLC30A9, mitochondrial isoform X2 → MFPSLAHRPWHIFCRLSFQHRAPLSQRSPRIPQLYYGLKRGGIHNVCFSLPDCRVASLGLGKVQYYSTSGNSKDGPPKSASGDAPTAEKVLSAAAKATPGATPQGLTKAETIQVKVRAVLKKREYGTKYTQNNFITAVRAMNEFCLKPSDLEKLRKIRRRSPHDDTEAFTVFLRSDVEAKALEVWGSHEALARERNLRKEVEREFEESIFRNQQLLKEYKDFWGNTKPRSGQRTTFLQGPGKVVMVAICINGLNFIFKLLAWVYTGSASMFSEAIHSLADTCNQALLALGISQSVRNPDAGHPYGFSNMRYIASLISGVGIFMMGAGLSWYHGIMGLLHPQPIESLLWAYCILAGSLVSEGATLLVAINEIKRSAHLHGVSFYEYVMQSRDPSTNVVLLEDAAAVLGVIMAAGCMGLTSLTGNPLYDSMGSICVGTLLGAVSAFLIYTNTEALLGRSIQAERVQKLTEFLENDPAVRAIHDVKATDLGLSKVRFKAEVDFDGRVVTRSYLEKQDIDQILNEIQQVKTPEELENFMLKHGENIIDTLGAEVDRLEKELKQRNPEVRHVDLEIL